Proteins co-encoded in one Stomoxys calcitrans chromosome 5, idStoCalc2.1, whole genome shotgun sequence genomic window:
- the LOC106086971 gene encoding chitin deacetylase 8 produces the protein MFKFNVEMHTLKLLLFLVIVQCIQAAWRSPHDLELKEAAMCTREKCQAPNCRCSAMSLPKPEFKGHEKEIPQFIAVTFDDAVTALNYEMYQELFANLLNPDHCEAHGCFYVCHEYTDYSKVNALYNEGHEIALHSITHGAGTDYWRNADVDLLMREFGQQIDMLERFAKIDRRHIRGMRLPFLQISGNNSFIAAKRLGLLYDSSWPTQQYRNPAMWPYTLDYLSMQDCQIRPCPTASFPGLWENPMVSWIDNEGYSCSMLDGCIYLPPDNVESLFEWMKDNFRRHYEGNRAPFGMYLHSAWFGRSPNFFKAFRKFLEYANSLPNVYITTPSAVIQYMKHPNLDKPFKGCFKKPHTTCKPVTCGLAKQPSGEMRYMTVCDSCPETYPWLDNPLGEVLK, from the exons ATGTTTAAATTCAACGTTGAGATGCACACGTTAAAGTTGCTGCTGTTTTTGGTGATTGTGCAGTGTATTCAAGCAGCATGGCGTTCACCACACGACCTGGAGCTAAAGGAAGCTGCGATGTGTACCAGAGAAAAATGTCAGGCTCCAAATTGTCGATGTTCGGCAATGTCGTTGCCTAAACCGGAATTTAAGGGTCATGAAAAGGAAATACCGCAG TTTATCGCTGTGACCTTTGATGATGCTGTGACCGCCTTAAACTATGAAATGTACCAGGAGCTGTTTGCCAACCTCCTAAATCCCGATCATTGTGAGGCCCATGGCTGTTTCTATGTTTGCCACGAGTATACGGACTATAGCAAAGTTAATGCCCTATACAATGAGGGTCATGAAATTGCTTTGCACTCTATTACCCATGGAGCTGGCACCGATTATTGGCGTAATGCCGATGTGGATCTATTAATGCGTGAATTTGGCCAACAAATCGATATGCTGGAGAGATTTGCCAAAATTGATCGTCGCCATATACGCGGAATGCGTTTACCCTTCTTGCAGATCTCTGGCAATAACTCTTTCATAGCAGCCAAACGTTTGGGTCTGCTCTATGACAGCTCTTGGCCCACACAACAATATCGCAATCCTGCCATGTGGCCCTATACCTTGGATTATTTGTCAATGCAAGATTGCCAGATAAGACCCTGCCCAACTGCTTCGTTTCCTGGCTTGTGGGAAAATCCCATGGTCTCATGGATCGACAATGAGGGCTATAGCTGTTCCATGTTGGATGGCTGTATATATTTGCCTCCCGATAATGTGGAAAGTTTGTTTGAATGGATGAAGGATAATTTCCGCAGACACTATGAAGGCAACCGGGCACCATTTGGCATGTATTTGCATTCGGCATGGTTTGGACGTAGTCCGAATTTTTTCAAAGCATTCCGCAA ATTTTTGGAATACGCCAACTCACTGCCCAATGTTTACATAACCACTCCCTCGGCCGTTATACAGTACATGAAACATCCTAATTTGGACAAACCCTTTAAGGGTTGCTTCAAAAAACCTCATACAACCTGTAAGCCAGTAACGTGTGGCCTTGCCAAACAACCTTCGGGTGAAATGCGTTACATGACCGTTTGTGATAGTTGCCCAGAAACGTATCCTTGGCTTGATAACCCATTGGGAGAggtattgaaataa